A single region of the Podospora pseudopauciseta strain CBS 411.78 chromosome 1, whole genome shotgun sequence genome encodes:
- a CDS encoding hypothetical protein (COG:S; EggNog:ENOG503P091), whose product MSTAPSYFFYRPGPSVESRPNHFVQQPFHPAFQQQQMMMNLPVVAPLPSTPVYSRPTSSCSSQQGPLLSHTFNGTTISPAVLTPAASPQPINYKSLLALDTGLNEFDGLRSPSTPALSCSGSTVSSPGSTYEMLATPLNPMLSGLDGFETKGKREEEGLECFPDLEPWSSSCSSPQLVPVYLSSRAQAPQTATATLNRQASNDLLSPASCPSLSPSPSPYAPSVSSDDSFCDPRNLTVGSVNSTLAPEFAALPAFCLGEEEDQKFVLRGDSFASSHNAATIFTSQDLHRTLPSSFTTGDLSDFDSDDEFQGLAILSEPLVSQASSRSRSCSETSFKCEEDFEDSDCFAASYLPSPPSSCEDADEHQPKRQKKSADSCCSKPAMNVAAEADAQSGAAQDQSQTPANQDNTTSEAQNNNSGANSASPDTADTPSGTPAAPTNRRGRKQSLTEDPSKTFVCEQCNRRFRRQEHLKRHYRSLHTEDKPFECHECGKKFSRSDNLSQHARTHGAGAISLDLLDGSDMAAAAAAGHLGQGYPHPHGISLAPDYHTLGHVLFQISAEIPGSESSSDESTESSRKKRKRSE is encoded by the exons ATGTCTACGGCACCATCCTACTTCTTCTACCGGCCTGGTCCCAGTGTCGAGAGCAGACCAAACCACTTTGTCCAGCAGCCTTTCCACCCAGctttccaacaacagcagatgatgatgaaccTTCCCGTGGTGGCTCCTCTTCCCTCGACGCCTGTCTACTCGCGGCCAACATCATCCTGCTCGTCGCAGCAAGGGCCGCTGCTCTCACACACATTTAacggcaccaccatctcaccTGCCGTGCTCACACCGGCGGCTTCCCCACAGCCCATCAACTACAAGTCACTGCTTGCGCTCGACACGGGACTCAACGAGTTTGATGGACTCCGGTCCCCGTCGACTCCTGCGCTCTCGTGCTCCGGCAGCACTGTCAGCAGCCCCGGCAGCACCTATGAGATGCTCGCCACACCGCTCAACCCCATGCTCTCTGGCCTTGACGGGTTTGAGACCAAGGGcaagagggaagaggaggggctCGAATGCTTCCCTGACCTGGAGCCATGGTCCTCCAGCTGCTCCTCACCTCAGCTTGTGCCTG TGTACCTATCATCCCGCGCACAGGCTCCCCAGACTGCCACTGCCACGCTCAACAGACAAGCCAGCAACGACCTCCTTTCTCCTGCATCGTGCCCGTCACTttctccatcaccctccccttacGCGCCCTCAGTGTCTTCCGACGACAGCTTCTGCGATCCGCGCAATCTGACTGTCGGCTCTGTCAATTCCACTCTTGCTCCAGAATTTGCGGCTCTCCCCGCTTTTTGCctgggtgaggaagaggatcaAAAATTCGTGCTCAGGGGCGATTCGTTTGCCAGCTCCCACAACGCggccaccatcttcaccagcCAGGACCTGCACCGCACCCTTCCCTCCAGCTTCACCACTGGTGACCTGTCAGACTTTGACTCTGACGACGAGTTCCAAGGCCTTGCCATCTTGAGCGAGCCCCTCGTGTCCCAGGCCAGCAGCCGGTCGCGTTCCTGCAGCGAGACCAGCTTCAAGTGCGAGGAAGACTTTGAGGACAGCGACTGCTTTGCTGCCAGCTACCTGCCCAGCCCACCAAGCTCGTGCGAGGACGCCGACGAGCATCAACCCAAGAGGCAAAAGAAGTCTGCCGACAGCTGCTGCAGCAAGCCCGCCATGAACGTCGCTGCTGAGGCCGACGCCCAATCAGGGGCTGCTCAGGATCAGTCCCAGACCCCGGCCAACCaggacaacaccaccagcgaggcccaaaacaacaactcGGGTGCCAACTCCGCTTCTCCCGATACCGCTGACACCCCCTCCGGCACCCCCGCTGCTCCCACCAACCGCCGTGGTCGCAAGCAGTCCTTGACCGAGGATCCCTCCAAGACCTTCGTCTGCGAGCAGTGCAACCGCCGGTTCCGCCGCCAGGAACACCTCAAGCGTCACTACCGTTCTCTCCACACCGAGGACAAGCCCTTCGAATGCCACGAGTGCGGCAAGAAGTTCTCTCGCTCTGACAACCTTTCCCAGCATGCCCGCACCCACGGAGCCGGCGCCATCTCTCTCGACCTTCTCGATGGCTCCGACatggctgccgccgccgccgccggtcaCCTAGGTCAAGGGTATCCACACCCTCACGGCATTTCTCTTGCTCCCGACTACCACACGCTCGGCCATGTGTTGTTCCAAATTAGTGCCGAGATCCCAGGCAGCGAGTCGTCGTCGGATGAGAGCACCGAGTCCAGCAGGAAGAAGCGCAAGAGGTCAGAGTAA